The window ACCTGTCGAAACTTAGTGTAGCCTAGGacagaaatatatgtatataatagtaTCTTCATAAttctgtatttcaaaaatagtaccAGACATATCAAAGtgtcaaagataaaaataacattgtaaaGCGTGTTGTTATTACTATATTAAAACACTTAGTAAGACAATaacaaattccaaatttttcttgataaataaatatatttcaatcataaaattgaaaaattatgaataaataaatatatcacaaacaAAAAGTTCCTTCTTAGGCGTGGTATGGGGCAGGGGCAGGATGGTAAACGGGAGCAGGCTTGTAAGGAGCTGGCTTGTAGGAAGCAGGCTTAGGTTCATACTTGGGGTAAGTTGGGACACCTTCATATTTAACATCAGCGACGAATCCAGCATAGTCATCAGCGGTGTAAGTGACAGTTTGGATACGACCATCGGGAAGAGCAACTTGGTAGGATCCAGCGACAGTCTTGGCATCAGAGTTTTCCTCAGCAGAGAACTTGGTTCCGGAGTAGTCATCAGCAACACCGTATTGGAAAGCATAGGGCTTGGGTGACTCATCATAAGGAGTGGGTTTGTATGCAGGTGCTGGGTGGTAAGGAGCAGGAGCTGGATGATAGGGGGCTGGATGAGGAGCGGGATGATCTCCAAAAACGGAGGCGAGGAGAGTACAAGCAACGACGAAGCGGAACATTTTTGTTGATTGGAGTTTGAACTGAAACTGTgattttttataggaaatacTTCCTCCTTATATACATATGCTCAAAAATATTCGGGTATTTGTTGCTTTAGCGCAGGCCTcaccctttttttttctatgaatatgtCTACAGATTCATAATATAagcattattattatgtaaggaaaaatttatctttggttttgcaaaaaaaaaattataataataacttctaTAAGATATGTACGTTTAAAAAACGTTATTTATtccttaaagtatatttattattacagtGTTCCctaaacttgatttttgttttttcggttTATATCGTTATTCATAattgaaataacaaaacttATCACTaccataaatattgtttaacaaAGAATTTAATAGCTTAGTGTTCTTATGAACGAAATATACAGAtcataatttccaaaatatttatttaacccaataGCCCCCTAACCATcacaaagcatttttagcttcagtggaGTGcacatgattttattttttggcttggacttttggaatttgaaaaaaaaattttttttgaaaagaaatccaaaaattatattttgcggcaaaaaaattgaaaaattcaatttttggatttttttaagttatatattttttttaatttcaaaattctacagcaatccacaaaaaataattttttggaaatttatttcaGAAGTCTCTAActactcttgaaaaaattataacatcaatatctattattaaaaaattagggttattgaaatacaaattcataatccacagctgtttacctaaaattaaattttactcaaaaaaaatataaatgtgattttttttaaattttcaagtattaaattgtttggagaaaaatgcacaaatccatatctatttaccaagaactaaattaaatttcaaatataaaatttttaatacaaaaattctaatattaaattttccagtaaaaaacaaaaattcttggaTTTGGGGAGGCTACAGCCCACCACTTGTAGACAGCCTTGAGTAATATACTAcctgtaaaatattcttttcgAAGTCTCAAGCAACCcttggagtgcctccaagtacccaACGGGTACGCGTTAGCCACATTTGAGAACCACTTTTCTATAAGGTCCCATGCTACACGGGGAAGGGCTGGAGGGGCATAACTTTCAAACAtggcaaaatttgtattttcttattctttatcataaaattaaaaggaccattgaaaacatatcaaaaagtaaaagttCATCTGATCGGTGTTAATACGCGTtcatataaatttctttttgaagagtTTTTAGGAATTTGAGTTGGTTTGTGATTGTTTTGTTCGTATCCTATTATCAGCGTGAGTGTTGCAGCGAAAATGTTGCTATGACAAGTAAGGGAAATATTATATGATTCTCCCAGCGGTTGAAAACTAATATGGATAATGACAACTTAAGATTTTAAAGATGTATCTTTAGAGCAAGTGATCTCTATTAAATTGCCTTTACAACTACGAAATCTTGCTTAATCACTCTAGTTTTCATATCATCCTAGCTTAACTATAGTTTTCCCCAGAAAAAATTGGTTCTACATGTGTGTCCACAGGGTGGATGGCCTGTATCCCcctcccaaataaaaaaaatgaaagaatgtttaccttttactagaaa is drawn from Lepeophtheirus salmonis unplaced genomic scaffold, UVic_Lsal_1.4 unplaced_contig_5913_pilon, whole genome shotgun sequence and contains these coding sequences:
- the LOC121131429 gene encoding uncharacterized protein, with the protein product MFRFVVACTLLASVFGDHPAPHPAPYHPAPAPYHPAPAYKPTPYDESPKPYAFQYGVADDYSGTKFSAEENSDAKTVAGSYQVALPDGRIQTVTYTADDYAGFVADVKYEGVPTYPKYEPKPASYKPAPYKPAPVYHPAPAPYHA